A single region of the Pseudomonadota bacterium genome encodes:
- a CDS encoding 5-formyltetrahydrofolate cyclo-ligase, with the protein MKDHRRERLTARDGLSKAEVIRMSEAATANLFRIKEIAPGRMVMFYASFRSEVETFRAMKVARERGIRVVLPVSDPLHKTLTPRLIADLEKDLKPGYCSIQEPDASRTAEVAAAEIDVVVLPGSAFDLNGGRLGYGGGFYDRFLAADDCRALRVGLGFELQIVEKLPLEIHDQPLDALVTEQGVYRFAGHMSGAYSM; encoded by the coding sequence ATGAAAGATCACAGACGTGAGCGGCTGACGGCAAGGGATGGTTTAAGCAAGGCAGAGGTGATTCGGATGAGCGAGGCGGCGACTGCCAACCTTTTCCGGATCAAAGAGATTGCTCCAGGCAGGATGGTGATGTTCTATGCCAGTTTCAGGTCGGAGGTCGAAACCTTCAGGGCGATGAAGGTTGCCCGGGAAAGGGGGATCAGAGTTGTTCTGCCGGTTTCCGATCCCCTCCATAAAACGCTGACCCCGCGCCTGATTGCTGATCTGGAAAAAGATCTGAAACCCGGATACTGTTCAATTCAGGAACCCGATGCGTCCAGAACCGCCGAGGTTGCTGCTGCCGAGATTGATGTTGTGGTTTTGCCCGGCAGCGCTTTTGACCTGAACGGCGGTCGCCTTGGTTATGGCGGCGGGTTTTATGACCGGTTTCTGGCGGCGGATGACTGCCGGGCGCTACGTGTCGGACTCGGTTTTGAATTGCAGATTGTGGAAAAGCTTCCGCTTGAAATCCATGATCAACCGCTTGATGCCCTGGTGACCGAACAAGGGGTGTACCGATTCGCGGGGCACATGAGCGGGGCTTACTCGATGTAG
- a CDS encoding diguanylate cyclase translates to MPTENPLSKPAVEHQETKSLSSSDFVKRYVGIISIVSFVLIITIFGGFQARTQKLLKDRLLHEARAFFQEIVQTRHWIIKENGVYVKKSPGMWINPSLADIKGLKTSITDSDGNTYLLRSHAAITRKISQLGQEERLFEINITSLNPLSQLNTPDSFEKTALTIFERGPAEFYRFEKTPSGQMFRYMAPLHTEQSCIDCHVGYEVGDIRGGISISIPAENLKHEITETLIYTVVSAIALLTLLLSVIIYIAQRFIRDLKKSEEKLYQLATTDSLTGLLNRGEGIRRFQQEISRSLRRHQALSILLLDIDYFKKINDNFGHQVGDVVIQQVSDILVSILRNYDIVCRYGGEEFLVVLPTTDLQKAVETAERIRKMIEAMEMTEDEHGAIFRLTVSLGVSALKSGDSLDGLIYRADNALYIAKQEGRNQVHYIE, encoded by the coding sequence ATGCCCACTGAAAATCCACTCTCAAAACCTGCAGTTGAGCATCAGGAGACAAAATCTCTTTCCAGTTCCGATTTCGTTAAAAGATATGTCGGGATCATTTCCATTGTCAGCTTTGTTCTGATCATCACCATTTTCGGCGGATTTCAGGCGAGAACCCAGAAACTTCTCAAAGACCGGCTTCTCCATGAGGCGCGGGCATTCTTTCAGGAAATTGTTCAGACCCGTCACTGGATCATCAAGGAAAACGGGGTTTATGTCAAGAAAAGCCCCGGCATGTGGATCAATCCGAGCCTGGCCGATATCAAGGGATTGAAAACCTCCATAACCGACAGCGACGGCAACACCTATCTGCTGCGCAGTCACGCCGCAATCACCCGGAAGATATCCCAGCTCGGGCAGGAGGAACGGCTCTTTGAAATCAATATCACCAGCTTAAATCCATTGAGCCAGCTGAATACGCCCGACAGCTTTGAAAAAACCGCCCTCACCATTTTTGAAAGAGGACCCGCCGAATTCTACAGATTTGAGAAAACCCCCAGCGGGCAGATGTTTAGATACATGGCCCCTCTCCATACCGAACAATCCTGTATAGACTGTCATGTCGGCTACGAGGTCGGAGATATCCGTGGCGGCATCAGCATCTCGATCCCGGCAGAAAACCTCAAACACGAAATAACCGAAACCCTGATCTATACCGTCGTTTCCGCCATTGCCCTGCTCACCCTTTTACTCTCGGTCATTATCTACATCGCCCAGCGGTTCATCAGGGACCTGAAGAAGTCCGAAGAAAAACTCTACCAGCTCGCAACAACCGATTCCCTGACCGGCCTCCTGAACAGAGGCGAAGGTATCAGGCGATTCCAGCAGGAAATCTCCAGATCACTCCGCAGGCATCAGGCGCTTTCGATATTGCTCCTCGATATCGACTATTTTAAAAAAATTAATGACAACTTCGGCCACCAGGTCGGAGATGTTGTGATCCAGCAGGTGTCGGACATCCTTGTCTCCATCCTGCGGAATTATGATATTGTCTGCCGCTACGGAGGGGAAGAGTTTCTGGTGGTCCTGCCGACTACTGATCTGCAGAAAGCGGTGGAAACAGCAGAGCGAATCCGTAAAATGATCGAAGCGATGGAGATGACAGAGGATGAACATGGTGCGATCTTCCGGCTGACTGTCAGCCTCGGCGTTTCAGCGTTGAAATCCGGGGATTCGCTTGACGGCCTCATCTACAGAGCCGACAACGCCCTCTATATCGCCAAACAGGAGGGAAGAAACCAGGTCCACTACATCGAGTAA